The genome window AAGGCCTTGCCGAAACCGGCTCGTGGTTGGAATTCCTCGGGAACAATCGCACAGGAATGATGCCAGAACGCGAGTTTGCCATTCCAACATCCGCCGATGAGGTCAATCGACGTTGGGACATTGGCATCGGAGAAGGATGGTCTTCATTCGCGGTTTCCGACGGCATCGCGGTGACCCTGGAACAACGCGGTGAGATGGAATGCGTCACCGCCTACCGACTGTCCGATGGTCAATTGCTTTGGTTGGTCGAGCACAAAGCGAATCACTTTCAAGCACTCGGCGGCGGCGGTCCGCGATCGACTCCCGCGATTGTTCCCGCAACCGAGTTGTCGCCCGGCAGGGTCTACGCCCAAGGTGCCGCAGGAACGGTTTGGTGCCTGCGACTTTCGGACGGCGAAATTCTTTGGCAACGCGATCTACTGGAAATCACCGGCTGGACGCTTTCGAATTCTGAGAATGCCATCTCATGGGGACGGGCTGGGTCTCCTTTGATCGTCGACAACCTGTGCGTGCTACCGCTCGGCGGCCCCGATTCTGAATCCGATGCAGGCCGGTCGCTCATCGCGTTGGATGCCGCCACCGGCGAAACACGTTGGCGTTCCGGCGAACAGCAGATCAGTTACGCCTCCCCGATGGTCATGACCCTCGGCGGCAAACGACAAATCGTGTCCGTCAACGAAGCCGACATCACAGGTCACGACATCGCATCGGGAAAAGTCCTTTGGTCATTCCCCTGGGAGGGCAAATCAAACTCCGGTGCCAATTGCGCCGCGGCGATCCCTGCCGGCGAAGACCAATTCGTAATTGGCAAGGGCTACGGTGGCGGAAGCTCACTGATTCAAGTTTCCCAGGCGGACGACACCTCGAGTTCCGATGAATCGTCATCGAAGCAGGAGAAGTTTGTCGCCACAGAACTTTGGCATTCGTCACGAGTCTTGAAGACCAAGTTCAATCACACGTTGGTTCGAGACGGCATTGCCTACGGGCTGAGCAACGGTGCTTTGCAGGCGGTCGAAATCGAATCCGGCGAACGGCTGTGGGAACAATCACGTCGAGATCGGCTCGGACAAGGGCAAGCTGTTTTGGTCGAAGACGTCTTGGTGGTGCAAGGAGAAGAAGGAGAGGTCGTGCTGGTTGCCGCCGATCCAGATGATTACCGAGAGTTGATCCGCATTCCAGCTTTGCAACACAAGACGTGGAACATTCCTACCGTGGTCGACAACCTCATTCTCGTACGCAACGCTCATCAAGCCATTGCATTGGAGCTACCTCAACGATGACCGTCACTTCCTCCGTGTTCACGGACTCTGATCCCTATCCTGATCCAGACAAGATCGAACCACTCGATTTTTTGGTCGTCGCACCTCATCCTGACGACGCGGAGTTGGGCATGGGTGGAACGATCATGCGAATGATCGACGAAGGAATGCGAGTCGGAGTGTTGGACCTGACCAGTGGCGAACCGACACCCCATGGAAGCCTTGAGATCCGAAAGCGTGAAACGGCCCGAGCAACGGAAATCATGAAGTTGACTTGGCGGGGCAACGCGGGGTTAACCAACCGAGCCGTCGAAGCCACCCTGCCCGCTCGAGAACACATTGCTTCTTTCGTTCGGTGTTTGCGACCGCGATGGTTGTTCGCACCCTATCACGAAGACGCTCACCCAGATCATGTTGCTGCGACTCAGCTGGTCGAAGCCGCACGGTTTCATTCCAAGCTCAGCAAAACGGCGATGCCGGGTCCGCGGCATCATCCCCAGCGGATTTACTATTACTTTTGCATTCACCTGCGTTTGGCGGTGCAACCCAGCTGGATCGTCGATATCTCTGAACAGTGGGACCGCAAACTCGAATCGATTCGTGCTTACGAAAGCCAGTTCATCACCGGTCGCGACCCGGGCCCGCCGAGCCTGACCGATCGATTCCGAGACGATGCGGCTTACTGGGGTCGTTTGATCGATCGCCAGTACGGCGAGCCGTTTGCAACCAAAGAACCTCTTGCGATGACCAGTTTGCGAGACTTGCTCTGAGAGCCCGTGTCGTTCCCAAATTGCATTTTGTCATCGGCGGATTAGCCTGTTCTCGAGAGCGACGCGCTCCATTTTCTTTGACGCTTGAGTTTCCAAAATGCCTGCACAGGAATCAGACGAGCCGCTGTTTCCTTTGCCGCTGACGCCGTTGGAAACCTTCTTCGTCCTGGATGAAAAAGAGTCTTGTCCGAGCGCCATGTTTATCGAGCTGCAATTCTCGTCACCTTTGCAGCTACCCACCTTGCAGAACGCGTTGGACGAGACGGTGAAAGATCACCCGTTGCTCGCTTGCAAACTGGTGCGTGAAGGCGAGCGGTTTTTTTGGCATTTTGATCCAGATCTGGCACCGCAGGTACTAACCAACGATGACCTGCCATTGACCACCGGACCCGCTGACAATCCCCAGACACAACCCTTCGATTTGTTTCGTGAGTCAGGATGTCGCTTCTGGTACGTTCCCGAGGAAACCGGCAGTCGCCTCTATGTCCAACTGCATCATGCTTGTGGCGATGGCGTGGGAATGCGGCAAGTCCTTCTAGAGACCCTCACCCGTTATGCGCAGGCAACGGGCGATCCAGAGTGCGGAAAAACCTCTCGAAAATCTTCGCGGTCCGCGCCCGATCCAGAACGTCTTCGCGATCGAAACGACTTCTCCGAGTTGCTTTCTAAACCACCCAAACGTTCGTTGACGACTTGGGATCGAATTCGGAATGCCTACTACTTCCACTTCCAACGTCCCGCGGTTCTTTCCAAACCCCGAGGGTTTGGCTCTGCATCAACCCAGCAAGCAATTGAGTCGCAGGCAATCAGCCAACCCTTGCGACATATTCTGTTCAGCAAGGAAGAATCAGCCTCGATTGAGAAGGCTTGCAGCAACGCGTCCATCCGAGTCAACGACCTTGCCATCGCGATGCTGTTCCAAACCTTTGAGCAATGGGAACAAACCCATGGCGGCGGCAAAGCGATTCGCTACCGAGTGATGATGCCGGTCGATTTGCGATCTCGAAGAGACTTAGATCTGCCCGCAACCAATCGGCTCAGCTTCGCTTTCTTAGGACGACGCAAAGACCAATGCCAGGATATTGAGGCACTCGTTTCCAGCGTCGCGGACGAAGTGGTGGCAATCAAGGAAACCCGCGTGCACATGGATTTTCTGGATGGTTTGGCTGCGGCGGTTCAACACCCACGTTTCATGCGGTGGGTGATCGATAAAAGTCGTCACATGACCACCAGCGTGCTCACCTACACCGGTGATCTTTCGCGAGGAATGAAAAAGTTCTTTCCGGAATCGGATGGACAACTCCAGATCGGCGACGCTTACCTTCGAAACGCGCTCGGATCGCCCCCAGCACGGGAGGGAACCAATATCGCTCTGGGCATCTGCATCAATTGGGGCCAGATCTGCATCTCCGCCTCCTGGAACCGCCAAGCCTGGGACGCAGCCACCACCGACCAATTCTTAGAAATGTACGCGAACAACTGGCGATCCTGGTTGCAGCAGCGAAACGAGATCTCCAGTTGAAACAAAAAACCCGCCCAAGCAAGAGACTTGGGCGGGAGAAGTCATTCTGTTACCGGACGATTCCGTACCACTCACTTCTTTGGTTGGGTGACGCCTGGCCAGTCGTCGGTTCGGAAGGGGGTCATTGGCAGGCCCTCTTTGCTTTGCACGTTACTGATCGGGTTGTCGGCCCAAGCGTAGCGAACGGAAGCTGGTTTTTTGACCGAGTCGGCTGAGACTTCGATGGTGTCCTTGCCGACGATCTTTGCCTTCGCGTGTACGAACTTTTGATCTTCGCCCGCGATTGTGAACCCGATCAATTCGCGAACGTCGAATGTGTCCAATCCACCACCGACGTGATCGAACTTGACGATTGCTTTGTTGTCCTCGAACTTCACATCGCGATAGGTTGGGCTTCGATAAGGAATGTCGTAGCCATAATCCTTCGCGAGCGCCCATCGTGCCAATCGTTTGGCCACGTCCTGTTTGTTCTTCGGGTGAATGTCAGCCGATTCGCCCAAGTTCAAAATCACCGCTTCGCCGGTGTTCGGCAAACGCGACATGGTCATCGTTTGCGCCTCGCGAAGTTCGGCCCAATCACTGTCGGCGGGCTCTTCGACTTCCGAACGAAAGTCAGCCAATTGCACCCAGTAAAATGGGAAGTCGCCCTGTCCCCATTTGTCGCGCCAAGTTTGAATCATCAGCGGGAACAAATCACGGTACTCGTAAGCTCGTCCCGCGTTTGATTCACCCTGGTACCAAATTGAACCACGAATCGTGTAGCCGATCGTCGGCAGCAACACGCCGTTATAAATGTTGGCAGGACGATGATTGCCGGCGGAGTCATCCCGTGGTCGTCGAGGTGCGTTGCCTTTGCGACCATCGGCCACCCATTTTCGATGCTTCTCTTCCCACGATTTCAACAGCGCGTCGTAGTCGTAGTTTGCCATTCGTTTGTCCCAACCCGCCAACAAGGATTCGTACTTGTCGTCGGCTTCCAAGACATCACGAGGAACCCAAGCTTCGGCCGCCGATCCGCCCCAGGCGTTGTCGATCAAACCAACCGGCACATCCAAGGTTTGGTGCAGTTGCCGGCCAAAGAAGTAACCCACTGCGGAAAAGCCTTTGACGGTCTCTGGCGTCGCAGCGGCCCAATTGCCTTTGAAGTCTCGCTGGGGCTCTTGCGTCCCGACTTGAGGCACGGAGATCAAACGGATCTCGGGGTAGTTCGCGGTCAGGGATTCCAAGTCAGCATCATTGGCACTTTGAACGGCCCAGGCCATGTTCGATTGCCCCGAGCAGATCCAGACTTCGCCAACCAGGACATCGGTGAACGTCTTGGTCTCGTCCGCCTTCACGGTCAAATCGTAGGGTCCGCCGGCAGGAAGGGCTGGGACGGAAATGTCAAACCGTCCTTCGTCGTTGGCTTTGCCTTTGGCCGCTCGATCGCCCAGTTGAACGCTGACCTCTTGGCCGGGTTTGGTCCAGCCCCAAATGTGAACGGGCTCATTTCGCTGCACGACCATCGAATCGCCAAAGATCGCCGGCATCATCAATTCCGCCTGGACGGTCGAGCCCGTCAGACAGCTCGCGATCGCGATTCCGGCAAGTAAAAACCGGGTGAAAAGGGGTGTTCTCATGGTGGGAACTTCTCCGTGGGAGGGAGGGAAGGTGGGAAAGTCTGCAGCAGCATAATCGCTTCTTCACCCCAATTGGGCTTGGGACCGATTTCACAAAAGTGTGAAAATTCCGAGTAAAACGAAGCGTGTTGGCAACATTACCTGCTGGAGACCCAATGGTTTGACTCGTTCCTGCAAGGCTTTCGAAGACCTGCTTCAGCAGGCTCAACGTCCGGTGCTTGGTCATTTGATCAGGCTGACCGGATCGGTCCACGCTGCGCAGGACTTGCTGCAATCAGCGAATGTGACCGCGATGGAAAAACAAAACACGTTTGAACCGGGAACCAACTTCGTTGCCTGGTTGATCCAGATCGCCTGCAACCACCATCGCAATCAGGCTCGCAAACTTGCCTCCTCGCGGTCTGTGGTGCTGATCGACGATCAACTCCACGAAGTCATCGAACGACGGTACCGCGAACGAGTCGAACAACAGCGTCAGCACAACGATTGGCAACGCTTGAAGCATTGCGTGGAACAACTGCCCGACCATCAGCGTGAACTGGTCAAGCTCTTTTATTTTGATGGACAAACGTTGAACCAATTGGCCGAACACACCGGACGCAAAGCCAATGCAATCGGCCAAGCCCTTCACCGGGCTCGCCAACGTTTGATTCGCTGCGTTCAACGGAACCAAGATCCGACGGACACCGAGTCCATCGACGTCGAGCTTCTCACCGATCCTCCCCTTTCTCAACAAACAGCGGAAACCCCATGAGTTCCCGGGAACGAATCGATCAATTGCTGACCGCTCACTCAGCAAACGAACTGACGGCCGAGGAAGCCAGCGAACTGCGCGGGATCTTGATGTCCGACAGCGATGCCTTGGACCACTACCTTGATCTTTGTGCTTTGGACGAAGCGTTGGTTTCGCAAAATGCGTTCGCAACGCCAATCACACGTTCGCCAATCGCATCCCAACACTCGAGCATGCGTCCGTTCCTCGCCTGGTGTGCCGCCGCCTGCGCATTGGTCGTTTTCAACATGCTTTGGTTGCAGAACTGGACTGCATCGAACCGCTCACCTGTGGCGATGGTGGATGAAATCGTGACCTCATCCCCTGAGGTCGATCGAACGACGACCCAGACCACCAATCACTCCGACGGCGGGCGTTCCTCCGACCGACGTACCCCCAATCCTTGGAAGGTCATCAATTCCTCTGGTTCGATGAACCATCCCGCGTTGACCGCCGTGTCGATTCCTGAATTCGAATCCGTTGCCGATCGCAAACTGAAATTCAATCGCGATATTCGTCCGATTCTTTCGGAAACCTGCTTTCACTGTCACGGTCCCGATGAACATGGTCGTCGAGCAGACTTGCGACTGGACACACTGGAAGGCGCCACGGCAGATCTCGGCGGCTACCAACCCATCGTGCCCGGCGACCTGGAAGACAGTGAAGCCTGGAAACGAATCATCAGCGAAGATCCCGACATGCTGATGCCACCACCGGAATCCCACCTGGTTTTGACGCAGGAACAAAAGACGTTGCTCCAGCGCTGGATTGAAGAAGGCGCCGCATACGAAGGCCACTGGGCGTTCATTCCACCGACCATGCCCGAAATCCCAACGGTTGATTTCACCGAGGAAGATTCCACCCAAAATTGGGCTCGCAATGAAATTGATTTCTTCGTGGCCCAGCGCTTGGCCGAAGCCGGTTTGGCACCCTCACCGGAGGCCGACGCGAAAACGTTGATCCGTCGACTGAGCTTTGACTTGATCGGTTTGCCGCCCACCCCCGAAGAAGTCAACGCATTCGTCCGCGACTACCAATTGCACGGTGAAACCGCTTACCAAGAAACGATCACCCGGTTGTTGAGCTCGCCACATCACGGCGAGCGAATGGCACTCCCGTGGCTCGATCAAGCTCGCTACGCCGACACAAACGGTTATTCGATCGACGGCGGTCGTCACATGTGGCTGTGGCGTGACTGGGTAATCCAGGCCTACAACGACAACATGCCATTCGATCAGTTTTTGACGGAACAACTCGCGGGTGATTTGCTTCCCAATCCAACCGAGTCGCAACTGATTGCGACAGGATTCAATCGCAACCACATGATCACACACGAAGGCGGCACGATCCCCGAGGAAAACCTCACCAACTATGTCGCTGATCGGGTGAAAACAACCAGTGAAGTATTCCTGGGTTTGACGATGGGTTGTGCCCAATGCCATGACCACAAATACGACCCCATCTCGCAACGCGAATACTATCAGTTTTTCGCGTTCTTCAACGAATTGCAAGACAACGGGTTAGACGGAAATTCGGGTCGCAATGCGTCTCCAAACGTCATGGCCAAAACGGTGCTGCAAACTGACGAGTTGCCGCAACTCGAATCAGAACTGGAGCAACTACGTGCGCAACTGGCGGAAACCACGGAAGGTTTGGAAGCTTGGTTGGAATCGCAACGACAGGAAGAAGCATCACGCGGTGACCAGTTTCGGTATGTGCCGATCGAACTGCTGGATGTTTCCTCGCCCAACCTTCGCGGTGCGATGGAGTTTGATGCAAACGGCACGGTGAAGCTCGCTCAACCCAGCGGCGGATTGAGTGGGATGAGTCACTCGCTGCGGTTGTCGGCGGATAAGCTGTCCGATGGATCACCGATCACGGGCCTTCGTGTCTCCTTTCACCCGCGACCCGGTCCAGCCAAACCCGCACAAGAAGCAAACAAAGAAGACGCGGCCAAGCCGACCGAACCACCGATGGTCCTCACGCCCTTTGACGAGGGGGTCCCCAAGGTCACCACCGTGTTGATCTCGGCAACGGAACAACCGGCGGACCAAGTTGATTACCACCGTCAGCTCTCATTCCACAAAGTCACCGCGAGCACTCAAGCTGAAGGACACGCAGCGGAATCAATCCGGGACGAAAGCAATGAACGTTGGTGGCAACCTGCCACCGGCCAATCAGAACAACATCTCACAGTGACTTTCGATCAACCGATCGATCCTCAGACGACACCGTACCTGAGCGTGCTGTTGGTCTTTGGCCAAGGGAAATCACTTCCGTACGAATGGCAAATCCAACCGTTCACCGGCAATGACACCGACAGTCTCTGGAGTGATTCGCTGGTCGATGCCATTCAAACTCCGTCCGACGAATGGGACGACACCACACGACAAACGGTCCTCAAAAAGTTTCGTCAAACGAGCGATCAGCTCCAACCGTTGCGAACCCGGATCAGCAACCTCGAAGAACGTCGTGATGTGTTGACCGGAACTTTCTCGACCATGGTGATGAACACCGCCAAGAAACCTCGCGAAACGTTT of Rhodopirellula bahusiensis contains these proteins:
- the bshB1 gene encoding bacillithiol biosynthesis deacetylase BshB1, with protein sequence MTVTSSVFTDSDPYPDPDKIEPLDFLVVAPHPDDAELGMGGTIMRMIDEGMRVGVLDLTSGEPTPHGSLEIRKRETARATEIMKLTWRGNAGLTNRAVEATLPAREHIASFVRCLRPRWLFAPYHEDAHPDHVAATQLVEAARFHSKLSKTAMPGPRHHPQRIYYYFCIHLRLAVQPSWIVDISEQWDRKLESIRAYESQFITGRDPGPPSLTDRFRDDAAYWGRLIDRQYGEPFATKEPLAMTSLRDLL
- a CDS encoding sialate O-acetylesterase, coding for MRTPLFTRFLLAGIAIASCLTGSTVQAELMMPAIFGDSMVVQRNEPVHIWGWTKPGQEVSVQLGDRAAKGKANDEGRFDISVPALPAGGPYDLTVKADETKTFTDVLVGEVWICSGQSNMAWAVQSANDADLESLTANYPEIRLISVPQVGTQEPQRDFKGNWAAATPETVKGFSAVGYFFGRQLHQTLDVPVGLIDNAWGGSAAEAWVPRDVLEADDKYESLLAGWDKRMANYDYDALLKSWEEKHRKWVADGRKGNAPRRPRDDSAGNHRPANIYNGVLLPTIGYTIRGSIWYQGESNAGRAYEYRDLFPLMIQTWRDKWGQGDFPFYWVQLADFRSEVEEPADSDWAELREAQTMTMSRLPNTGEAVILNLGESADIHPKNKQDVAKRLARWALAKDYGYDIPYRSPTYRDVKFEDNKAIVKFDHVGGGLDTFDVRELIGFTIAGEDQKFVHAKAKIVGKDTIEVSADSVKKPASVRYAWADNPISNVQSKEGLPMTPFRTDDWPGVTQPKK
- a CDS encoding PSD1 and planctomycete cytochrome C domain-containing protein → MSSRERIDQLLTAHSANELTAEEASELRGILMSDSDALDHYLDLCALDEALVSQNAFATPITRSPIASQHSSMRPFLAWCAAACALVVFNMLWLQNWTASNRSPVAMVDEIVTSSPEVDRTTTQTTNHSDGGRSSDRRTPNPWKVINSSGSMNHPALTAVSIPEFESVADRKLKFNRDIRPILSETCFHCHGPDEHGRRADLRLDTLEGATADLGGYQPIVPGDLEDSEAWKRIISEDPDMLMPPPESHLVLTQEQKTLLQRWIEEGAAYEGHWAFIPPTMPEIPTVDFTEEDSTQNWARNEIDFFVAQRLAEAGLAPSPEADAKTLIRRLSFDLIGLPPTPEEVNAFVRDYQLHGETAYQETITRLLSSPHHGERMALPWLDQARYADTNGYSIDGGRHMWLWRDWVIQAYNDNMPFDQFLTEQLAGDLLPNPTESQLIATGFNRNHMITHEGGTIPEENLTNYVADRVKTTSEVFLGLTMGCAQCHDHKYDPISQREYYQFFAFFNELQDNGLDGNSGRNASPNVMAKTVLQTDELPQLESELEQLRAQLAETTEGLEAWLESQRQEEASRGDQFRYVPIELLDVSSPNLRGAMEFDANGTVKLAQPSGGLSGMSHSLRLSADKLSDGSPITGLRVSFHPRPGPAKPAQEANKEDAAKPTEPPMVLTPFDEGVPKVTTVLISATEQPADQVDYHRQLSFHKVTASTQAEGHAAESIRDESNERWWQPATGQSEQHLTVTFDQPIDPQTTPYLSVLLVFGQGKSLPYEWQIQPFTGNDTDSLWSDSLVDAIQTPSDEWDDTTRQTVLKKFRQTSDQLQPLRTRISNLEERRDVLTGTFSTMVMNTAKKPRETFVLDRGQYDSPTDRVTPTTPRVLPGLADENDKADRLDLARWLTSPDHPLTSRVAVNRLWSLFFGTGLVATSADFGSQGEYPSHPELLDYLATHFFEIGWNQQQLIREMVSSATYRQQSSATPQQIELDPKNRLLARGPRFRLPAEFIRDQALAVSDLLVPRVGGPSLQPYQPPALWKEVSHFGSTPATKQVFVQDHGEKLYRRSLYTFVKRTSPHPAMAAFDAPSRELCTMDRGVTNTPIQALVTLNDPQFAEAARVLAERLLSESASTDTSVTDARRIDQAFTRVVGRSPNDEERDAVLSLLQSERERFAQSPEDALAAVSVGESPRLETLDPAEHAAWMQIATLLLNLSETLTRL
- a CDS encoding outer membrane protein assembly factor BamB family protein, translating into MLKALVALIAGIIVVGLIQSRAHETDYQKALLQSLAAGGFALLVVLYQLQRASAAAALAWLVPASCLAMVLAAVTFLRFESFSGEMVPRFSWRFGSAETPDLKVTPLAQTDSDEPTVESEGLAETGSWLEFLGNNRTGMMPEREFAIPTSADEVNRRWDIGIGEGWSSFAVSDGIAVTLEQRGEMECVTAYRLSDGQLLWLVEHKANHFQALGGGGPRSTPAIVPATELSPGRVYAQGAAGTVWCLRLSDGEILWQRDLLEITGWTLSNSENAISWGRAGSPLIVDNLCVLPLGGPDSESDAGRSLIALDAATGETRWRSGEQQISYASPMVMTLGGKRQIVSVNEADITGHDIASGKVLWSFPWEGKSNSGANCAAAIPAGEDQFVIGKGYGGGSSLIQVSQADDTSSSDESSSKQEKFVATELWHSSRVLKTKFNHTLVRDGIAYGLSNGALQAVEIESGERLWEQSRRDRLGQGQAVLVEDVLVVQGEEGEVVLVAADPDDYRELIRIPALQHKTWNIPTVVDNLILVRNAHQAIALELPQR
- a CDS encoding sigma-70 family RNA polymerase sigma factor → MTRSCKAFEDLLQQAQRPVLGHLIRLTGSVHAAQDLLQSANVTAMEKQNTFEPGTNFVAWLIQIACNHHRNQARKLASSRSVVLIDDQLHEVIERRYRERVEQQRQHNDWQRLKHCVEQLPDHQRELVKLFYFDGQTLNQLAEHTGRKANAIGQALHRARQRLIRCVQRNQDPTDTESIDVELLTDPPLSQQTAETP